One part of the Streptomyces lydicus genome encodes these proteins:
- a CDS encoding amidohydrolase family protein: MDAHGIDIQILSLSVPGIQADADAVTELQRCVEQLGFKGALINDHTRGRYLDDHAYEELWSALEELRVPLSLHPGSLPCDDWHVMRGRPEMYGASWSWQAETGGHAMRLICAGVFDRHPVATLILGHLGEFLPFPRSRIDSRYRSLRVDEPLQRMPSQYFGSNLLITTSGVLAPEAVQAAVLTIGADAVMFAVDYPYEVTADAVASIEKADLPSQVKEKVAPLNARRVLRI, translated from the coding sequence ATGGACGCACACGGCATCGACATTCAGATCCTGTCGCTGAGCGTCCCCGGCATCCAAGCCGACGCCGATGCCGTGACCGAACTCCAACGCTGCGTCGAGCAGCTCGGATTCAAAGGTGCCTTGATCAACGACCACACGCGGGGCCGATACCTGGACGATCACGCATATGAGGAACTGTGGAGCGCGCTGGAGGAGCTCCGTGTGCCGTTGTCCCTGCACCCCGGCTCGCTGCCCTGCGACGACTGGCACGTGATGCGCGGACGGCCCGAGATGTACGGGGCCAGCTGGAGCTGGCAGGCCGAAACCGGCGGCCACGCCATGCGGCTGATCTGTGCCGGAGTGTTCGACCGGCACCCCGTCGCAACCCTGATACTCGGGCACCTCGGCGAGTTCCTGCCGTTCCCACGCTCCCGCATCGACTCGCGCTACCGCTCGCTCCGGGTCGACGAACCGCTCCAGCGGATGCCGTCGCAGTACTTCGGGAGCAACCTCCTGATCACCACGAGCGGGGTACTGGCCCCGGAGGCCGTACAAGCCGCCGTGCTGACCATCGGGGCCGACGCGGTCATGTTCGCGGTCGACTACCCGTACGAGGTTACGGCCGACGCGGTGGCCTCGATCGAGAAGGCTGACCTTCCGTCCCAGGTGAAGGAGAAGGTTGCCCCTCTGAACGCCAGACGTGTGCTGCGCATCTGA
- a CDS encoding TetR/AcrR family transcriptional regulator — MSSQERSAPRRRNPRGQGQVLKAQLVDAAAKLLSTLDQPETLTLRQVAREVGVAPASIYSHFPDLSALIQHVLRLRYEELARLMDQAAQSAPDPLADLVARCAAYVRWGVGQPGHYRTLFGGRMPDDLVPGSAHGAGAELLEAVVTSLAAAAEGERRQPSAEQQWQAGLMLWTALHGLVSLYNDHGNIPWPPLDDLIADLLSLHTARPAAEIADLLPPCGDDPGSAPASV, encoded by the coding sequence ATGTCGTCTCAGGAGCGCTCCGCGCCCCGTCGCCGCAATCCGCGCGGGCAGGGGCAGGTTCTCAAGGCCCAGCTCGTGGACGCCGCGGCGAAGCTGCTGTCCACCCTTGATCAGCCGGAGACGCTGACGCTGCGGCAGGTCGCGCGTGAGGTCGGGGTGGCACCCGCCAGCATTTACAGCCACTTCCCCGACCTGAGCGCATTGATCCAGCACGTGCTGCGGCTGCGCTATGAGGAACTGGCCCGTTTGATGGACCAGGCCGCGCAGTCAGCCCCGGATCCACTGGCCGACCTCGTCGCCCGGTGCGCGGCCTACGTGCGCTGGGGAGTCGGCCAGCCCGGCCATTACCGCACGCTCTTCGGCGGGCGGATGCCGGACGACCTTGTCCCCGGATCAGCGCACGGCGCCGGGGCCGAACTACTGGAGGCCGTCGTGACCTCCCTGGCGGCCGCCGCCGAGGGAGAACGCAGGCAGCCCTCGGCAGAGCAGCAGTGGCAGGCCGGCCTCATGCTCTGGACCGCGCTGCACGGCCTGGTCAGCCTCTACAACGACCACGGGAACATTCCCTGGCCACCCCTGGACGACCTGATCGCCGACCTGCTCAGCCTGCACACAGCCCGCCCGGCAGCCGAGATCGCCGACCTGCTGCCCCCGTGCGGGGATGACCCGGGCTCGGCCCCGGCCTCCGTCTGA
- a CDS encoding NAD(P)-dependent oxidoreductase has protein sequence MIMRIAVLGASGRTGSALVDKALERGHEVVALVRTPAKVTVPASRQCEVRKADVTDPQSFPDLTDVDVAVSAIGIGKGDGPGALVAGARALAAANVRATVWLGALGSGVSSRSGGLIYAGVMRMFVGSELAEKVEADQIALDAGATVFHAPDVTDGPLSPTRRIVPLADLRRSLLPPRISRATLASLLLDEAETGRHGTGIVVPLS, from the coding sequence ATGATCATGCGCATAGCCGTACTCGGAGCGTCAGGGCGGACCGGCAGCGCGCTCGTCGACAAAGCGCTGGAACGGGGACACGAGGTCGTGGCCCTGGTTCGCACGCCGGCCAAGGTCACCGTGCCCGCGTCGCGGCAGTGCGAGGTCCGGAAGGCGGATGTCACCGACCCGCAGAGCTTCCCCGACCTGACCGACGTCGACGTGGCCGTCTCTGCCATCGGCATCGGCAAGGGTGACGGCCCGGGCGCACTGGTCGCCGGGGCCAGGGCACTCGCGGCGGCGAACGTTCGCGCGACGGTATGGCTCGGCGCGCTGGGCTCGGGCGTGTCGAGTCGATCGGGTGGGCTGATCTACGCGGGGGTGATGCGGATGTTCGTCGGCTCGGAGCTGGCCGAGAAGGTCGAGGCCGACCAGATCGCCCTGGATGCCGGCGCTACGGTGTTCCATGCCCCGGACGTCACCGATGGCCCTCTCAGCCCTACCCGTCGCATCGTGCCACTGGCGGACCTGCGGCGTTCGCTGCTGCCGCCCCGAATCTCCCGGGCCACGCTGGCCTCCTTGTTGCTGGACGAGGCGGAGACGGGCCGGCACGGCACCGGAATCGTCGTACCCCTGAGTTAG
- a CDS encoding SDR family NAD(P)-dependent oxidoreductase encodes MSNFSGKIGLVTGAGSGIGRATAIELARQGATVTVTDINEATAVETTEMIRKDGGEALALSVDIADEGAVRTAVERTVERYGGLDFAVNNAGLDSHHRQLDQMPLEEFERVTHVNLGGTFLCMKYELPALRSRGGGAIVNVASNGGLYAIPTAPAYVAAKHGIVGLTKVAAVDYAPHDIRVNAVCPGPTRTPGFERVAAGTDLIAMQEAITPLGRMATSEEAAAAAVWLCSDAASYITGIALSVDGGRRA; translated from the coding sequence ATGAGCAACTTCTCAGGAAAAATCGGACTCGTGACGGGTGCTGGAAGCGGAATCGGCCGCGCGACGGCGATCGAGCTGGCCCGGCAGGGCGCCACCGTCACCGTCACCGACATCAACGAGGCCACAGCCGTCGAGACCACCGAAATGATCAGGAAGGACGGTGGAGAGGCACTGGCGCTCAGCGTCGACATCGCCGACGAGGGGGCGGTGCGGACGGCCGTCGAGCGCACGGTCGAGAGGTACGGCGGCCTCGACTTCGCCGTGAACAATGCCGGTCTGGACTCACACCACCGGCAGCTCGACCAGATGCCCCTGGAGGAGTTCGAGCGCGTGACCCACGTCAACCTGGGCGGGACCTTCCTCTGCATGAAGTACGAGCTACCCGCTCTGCGGAGCCGCGGCGGCGGCGCGATCGTCAACGTCGCCTCCAACGGCGGCCTGTACGCAATCCCGACCGCCCCCGCCTACGTGGCAGCCAAGCACGGCATCGTCGGGCTCACCAAGGTCGCCGCCGTGGACTACGCGCCGCACGACATCCGGGTCAACGCCGTCTGCCCCGGCCCGACCCGTACACCCGGCTTCGAAAGGGTGGCGGCCGGCACCGACTTGATCGCGATGCAGGAGGCGATCACCCCACTCGGCCGGATGGCCACCTCGGAAGAGGCCGCCGCAGCCGCAGTCTGGCTCTGCTCGGACGCCGCGTCCTACATCACCGGGATCGCGCTGTCGGTCGACGGCGGGCGGCGGGCATGA
- the rpe gene encoding ribulose-phosphate 3-epimerase, producing MALINPSILSADFARLAEEAKAVEGADWLHVDVMDNHFVPNLTLGVPVVESLRKATDTPLDLHLMIEDPDRWAPQYVEAGAGSVTFHVEAAGAPVRLAREIRAQGARASMALKPATPIEPYEDLLPELDMLLIMTVEPGFGGQSFLDIMLPKIRRTRELISKHGLELWLQVDGGVSAATIERCAEAGADVFVAGSAVYGADDPAKAVRDLRESARAATAAAGWGCAH from the coding sequence ATGGCCTTGATCAACCCCAGCATCCTGTCCGCAGACTTCGCCCGGCTCGCCGAGGAGGCGAAGGCCGTCGAGGGCGCCGACTGGCTGCACGTCGACGTCATGGACAACCACTTCGTCCCGAACCTGACCCTCGGCGTGCCGGTCGTCGAGTCGCTGCGCAAGGCGACGGACACCCCGCTCGACCTGCATCTGATGATCGAGGACCCGGACCGCTGGGCGCCGCAGTACGTCGAGGCCGGGGCCGGGTCGGTGACCTTCCACGTGGAGGCGGCCGGTGCGCCGGTGCGGCTGGCGCGGGAGATCCGGGCCCAGGGCGCGCGGGCGTCGATGGCGCTGAAGCCGGCCACGCCGATCGAGCCGTACGAGGACCTGCTGCCCGAGCTCGACATGCTGCTGATCATGACCGTGGAGCCGGGCTTCGGCGGCCAGTCGTTCCTGGACATCATGCTGCCGAAGATCCGCCGCACCCGTGAGCTGATCTCCAAGCACGGGCTGGAGCTGTGGCTCCAGGTGGACGGCGGGGTCTCCGCGGCCACCATCGAGCGGTGCGCGGAGGCCGGCGCCGATGTGTTCGTGGCCGGTTCCGCGGTCTACGGCGCGGACGACCCGGCCAAGGCGGTGCGGGACCTGCGCGAGTCGGCCCGGGCCGCGACCGCGGCGGCGGGCTGGGGCTGCGCGCACTGA
- a CDS encoding sugar-binding transcriptional regulator has product MGPAELVQAAAMARRFYLEGKSKIQIAEEFGVSRFKVARVLETALERDLVRIEIRVPSELDAERSDALRARYGLRHAVVVESPADAPPAFGGQTPPEDAADPENLGEVAADLLGELVAEGDVLGLAWGRSTIHMAAALHRLPPCTVVQLTGVYDAGTADRGSVEAVRRAADVAGGEAHPIYAPMLLPDSATAEALRRQTGIARAFEYFDKVTVACVSIGSWEPGVSTVYDMLSEEEREHYASLGAAAEMSAHLFDAEGRRIGRDLGERCITVEADRLRRIPEVVAIAGGRRKAAAIGAVLRSGLVTSLVTDTAAADHLLLETGPGPRPALDRADPDGS; this is encoded by the coding sequence ATGGGCCCTGCCGAGCTGGTGCAGGCTGCGGCCATGGCCCGCCGTTTCTATCTTGAGGGCAAGTCGAAGATCCAGATCGCCGAGGAGTTCGGCGTCAGCCGGTTCAAGGTCGCGCGGGTGCTGGAGACGGCACTGGAACGCGATCTTGTACGGATCGAGATCCGGGTGCCCTCCGAGCTCGACGCCGAACGCTCCGACGCCCTGCGGGCCCGCTACGGCCTGCGGCACGCCGTCGTCGTCGAGTCGCCCGCGGACGCTCCCCCCGCCTTCGGCGGCCAGACCCCGCCCGAGGACGCTGCCGACCCGGAGAACCTCGGTGAGGTGGCCGCCGACCTGCTCGGCGAGCTGGTCGCCGAGGGCGATGTGCTCGGGCTCGCCTGGGGCCGTTCGACCATCCACATGGCGGCCGCGCTGCACCGGCTGCCGCCGTGCACCGTCGTGCAGCTGACCGGTGTCTACGACGCCGGCACCGCCGACCGCGGCTCGGTCGAGGCGGTGCGCCGCGCGGCCGACGTCGCCGGCGGCGAGGCACACCCGATCTACGCGCCGATGCTGCTGCCGGACTCGGCCACCGCCGAGGCGCTACGCCGGCAGACCGGGATCGCCCGCGCCTTCGAGTACTTCGACAAGGTCACCGTCGCCTGCGTCTCCATCGGCTCCTGGGAGCCGGGCGTCTCGACCGTCTACGACATGCTCTCGGAAGAGGAGCGGGAGCACTACGCCTCGCTGGGTGCGGCCGCCGAGATGTCCGCGCACCTCTTCGACGCGGAGGGCCGGCGGATCGGCCGCGACCTGGGCGAGCGGTGCATCACGGTCGAGGCCGACCGGCTGCGGCGCATCCCGGAGGTAGTCGCCATCGCGGGCGGCCGGCGCAAGGCCGCGGCGATCGGCGCGGTGCTGCGCTCGGGTCTCGTGACGAGCCTGGTCACGGACACCGCGGCCGCCGACCACCTGCTGCTGGAGACCGGCCCCGGGCCGCGTCCCGCCCTGGACCGCGCGGACCCTGACGGGTCGTGA
- a CDS encoding ribonuclease domain-containing protein, producing the protein MVIRSAPRRAAAALGALLAGLLLVLAGCATGGGADGSSPGSPRATGAVTAPRPSGVPGRPRGMPVVAVGALPVEARDTLRLIDAGGPFPYAQDGTVFGNREGLLPRHARGYYHEYTVPTPGAPDRGARRLVTGGGHETYYTDDHYRSFKAVSR; encoded by the coding sequence ATGGTGATCCGCTCCGCCCCGCGCCGTGCCGCCGCCGCTCTCGGCGCGCTGCTCGCCGGGCTGCTGCTCGTCCTGGCGGGGTGCGCCACCGGCGGTGGCGCCGACGGGAGTTCGCCCGGATCGCCGCGGGCCACCGGCGCCGTGACCGCGCCCCGCCCGTCCGGCGTACCGGGCCGGCCCCGGGGCATGCCGGTCGTCGCGGTCGGCGCGCTGCCCGTCGAGGCGCGCGACACGCTCCGGCTCATCGACGCCGGCGGGCCGTTCCCGTACGCGCAGGACGGCACGGTCTTCGGCAACCGCGAGGGTCTGTTGCCCCGTCATGCGCGCGGCTACTACCACGAGTACACGGTCCCCACCCCCGGCGCACCGGACCGCGGCGCCCGCCGCCTGGTCACCGGCGGGGGCCACGAGACGTACTACACCGACGACCACTACCGATCGTTCAAGGCGGTGTCGCGATGA